From Zingiber officinale cultivar Zhangliang chromosome 5B, Zo_v1.1, whole genome shotgun sequence, the proteins below share one genomic window:
- the LOC121987045 gene encoding uncharacterized protein LOC121987045, protein MVNEFSATYNNFYTHRQSGWSDENVLENALNMWKANNNNKDFKYMHVWRVLKEYEKYTPQSVAHYSNKKIRASESGGNTSTSNSDTSVDLDDSKIRIRPIGQKAAKRKGKSKAIEGDTMEHSIDKE, encoded by the coding sequence ATGGTAAATGAATTTTCTGcaacttataataatttttatactcatcgACAAAGCGGTTGGAGTGACGAGAATGTATTGGAGAATGCATTAAATATGTGGAaagccaacaacaataacaaggatTTTAAGTATATGCATGTCTGGAGGGTTCTCAAAGAATATGAGAAATATACTCCACAATCAGTTGCTCATTACTCTAACAAGAAGATAAGGGCATCTGAATCAGGGGGAAACACTTCAACATCAAATTCAGATACAAGTGTTGATTTAGATGACTCTAAAATCCGCATTCGTCCAATAGGGCAAAAGGCAGCGAAGAGAAAGGGTAAATCTAAAGCCATAGAGGGCGACACAATGGAACATAGCATCGACAAAGAATGa